ctccgaaaaacaggcgaatctcaacataacactgactgttacgtaacagtcggggtgtacgccccaatatttgcataatgccagcccatgttcccaacattatgaaagggattacacaagggtagccagttaacgtctggagctgcacacagccgaatcatcagactaggtaagcaagaacaacagtgaaaaatggcagatggagcaataataactgacataatccatgatagcatgatatttttactgatatttgtaaattgtctttctaaaagtttcgttagcatgttgctaatgtactgttaaatgaggttaaagttaccatcgtttcttactgtattcacggagacaagagccgtcactattttcattttttaacacttgcagtctgtataatgcataaacaacttcattctttataaatctctccaacagtgtagcattagccattagccacggaggacagcctcaaattcattcagaataaaactttaacatccaaataaatactttactcacataattcgaagcatgcatacagcatgcatgacgaacatcttgtaaagatccatttgagggttatattagctgtgtgaactttgtaaatgcgctgtaatatagtcgacagctcgtgtggcagggagcacacgatttaagggggcggcgccgagtgtaaatcagtgcattgttaatgatgccccaaaataggcagtaggcagttaaaaaaaattaatttaaaaaaatctatggggtattttgagctgaaacttcacagacacattcaggagacaccttagacttaaattacatcttgtgaaaaagcattcttgggcacctttaaaggttccagtaactgtgtagttgctggtgcagtgatacagcagttacattagctcatgcatgtgctgttgtcagctaatgacttactgcaatagatttgcattttaaagaaaatgtttcataatattaatccaGAAATTACCtgtaaagagttttttttttttttttttttttttaaatacatttaagaaaaattagtttttgtttgaacaaCCACTTTAGTTAGTCAatttagctctaattttcaactaaattttttgacaagggcagcagggacattctgagaacatttccataaaaacatatggttccctaaacgttcagagaacatcttgaatgttctgtgaaggtccgccaaataacgtcccccaaaccttaaaagaactccaaatcgtgaccgtctctgaacgtaaCTAGGCAACGTCCTTAACCCCAGTGGGgatgttctgagaatgttctgggaacgtaaaatttctagcggggaGATGGCCAGACTGTTAAAATATTGGTGTCTGGGACGCCATGAGCCTGGCTAGTGTGTACACTGTATTTTAAAAGTTTACCTTAAATGTGTGATATGAATAGGCCTAAATATGGCTCATATAGGCTATGGCTGTTGAGATGGTATTCTCAATGGAAAAGAGTAGAGGCTTGTACCTAGAAACAGTATTTCTTATGTCACAACTTAAGCGTATTATCAATAGTAATAGTAGTAACTATTTGAAAGCCATACTATTTAAACATTGTGAGTGTATCTTGTAAACCTCTAGCggttaaacaataaaaatacatgCGTCTTGCGAGAGAACATTGTcttggttgtgcttcggctctgctTCTCTGCGCAGATGAATGTGGTTTGAGACACCTGTGCacacactgaaataaaaaaaaagttggcatCTGAGCAGGTGGCATGGCTATCTATCGTTCAATAAAACATCTTACCTGCTGAGAAAGAAAAGGCCATCTCTGGGTCGCTTTTAACTgctttcaaattaattaattcaatcTTTACCTTTCTATTTATGGATATAATGTGATATGCACCGGCGAATGATGTATGCAGTCTCTGCAAAATCCGTCCCGACAGCtctaaaatataaatcattatatatttatcagTGTGTCTGGGATTGTAAGGACATTTGAGTGAAAATGAGTAGGCCTAGTTAGTAGAATAAAGATTGGGCTTCTTTAGCAGTGGAGATACTGTAGTTAGTTTTAGACAGTCAGGGACTATTCTACTGGAAGACTATGACTATCTAAGACTATTTATGATTGATTAAAGATAAGGGCCAACAGTGTCAAAGATTTGTTTTAGGAATCTAGATGGAACAATATCTCGAGGATAAGAAGTTGGTCTCAGATGTTCAATAATACCTTTACAGGTTAGAAATGAAATGGACTCAAATCACACCACTGAACAGGACAGCTTAAGCTCTCAGGCTGAGCAGAGAAATTAAGTTTTCTCAGTAAAGAACGTGCAGAATTGTTCACATAGAGAAACCGAAGCTTCAGGAAAGATGTTAACATTGAGCACAGAGGCATTGAGCACAGAGTCAAGGACAGAAAATGATATTAGGTCTACGTTGATTTTCACCAATGACCTCAAATATTTAGACTTCGCAGCCTTAACAACTTTCTGAACACTTAAATAATCTCTGTACATTTCATATGAGACCTGTAGCTTGTCCttacaccatttaaaaaaacatatttaggcAAAAGTACTTGAGTAGCCAATCAGTTGGTGAGaaaagtaaatatataataatataaaaatatttattagttattattggttgtttagttttatatataaatctcattaaTCCTAAACATaagcaacagtaataataatgattgtTCTACATTCTGCTATCAGATTTGGCTTATGTGTATTGATTATAAAATAGTTCTTAAATTTCACCCTTTCATGTATGTGCACATTCTATGATAGAACGTACTGAGGAACAGAAACTTCAggaaaggattagttcacatttTTTAATAACATGGCACAATTTACATAACACAAGTTTAACTGAGGAGCATGCTGTCGCCTCACCCTTTTTTTTGTACATGATCTAGAAAGGACTTCATTTTTTACGTACATGATAAACAGCAAAAAATTTCTTACAATCTCTTTGCAATACGTATTGACTACCCACTACTGCTTCAGTGgacattttaatgtttgattttaagaaaaaaattgagaaaattaaaggaaaaaaaaaaaaaacactgcacaACATCTGAATTTCACAGAGTTTAAAAGCGCACAACTATCCCTCCCATGGACTACTAAAATAGATCTCTgctcattaaaaacaaacttcCATAGCTTACAACTCGTTTTATCATTGTGTAGATACATAATATTTGAATACACATTTAGATCAATAGGGAATTGTCCTGCTTTCTGTACTCAAACGTCTCGTGACATGATGGGATGTGTTGTCGTGTTTGCAGTCTTTTTCAAATTGCCACACTTCTGATTTAGAGGTAATTCAGCGAATTTAGGTTTTGTTAGGTTCTTGAAACATTTGTGTATTTGTAAGGATTGTCAacacagatttttattttttatcttgaTGAACAAAAGCATGTTTCTGGATCAAGAGTTAGGGAATATGTTTCATAGCTTCAGTGTGAGTAATACTCATTGCTGAAAATCCCCATCTAGGATCAGTCTTGTAAGTCATGTGTAAGCATGTACTGTTGCTTTGACAGGAGAATGTGAGGGTTCAGTAGAGACTGGTAGTCCTCTAGGAGATAGAAAACGTGATACAGAGAGAGCCCACGCATGAGTTGCATAGTTGAAAGAAGGGATGTGGTCTCTTGGACGATATGATCCTTCAAAACCATTAATATGCAGCATTAAACTAAAACCAGAGCCTGTGCGCTCACTCTCCTTTTGATCACTGCCCACTATGTACAGCATTTCAAAGTAAAGCTTTCATAACACCCATTTGCATATTTGTACCTTACATTTTTCCCCTCAAGGGGAGAAAACACAGACTTTGCACATATCTACAAGTTCTTCCTTATGTCAATGTATTGAGGTACCTGTACATTCCAAATCATCTTTTCCATGTTGGAGATCTAATATTTGTCCACTTGCTCAAGATCagtgtactgtatatgtttAAGAATACACACCAATGCATGAGCGAACAGGATAAAAGAGCATGAAAAATCttttgtacaaaaacaaaacgcaacacacacaaaaagatcAGTAATGCACAATCTATACACAGATATAATACAGCCTCAAGTGCTTGCTTTTGAGTTCCATCATAGTCCAACAGGGGTCTCACCGCGCCTcgatgtctttgtgtgtgtgtgaaggggGTCTGTCTCTAATGTCAGTGCCAAGTGGGGTAGTCCGTCTGGGAGACGTGGAACGCGCTCCCAGGGTTGGGATAAGAGGGGGTGGGGCACTGAGTGATGCGGTGGGAGGGGTTTTGTTGAGGATTCCATTCTGGGCAGCAGCAGCCACAGCAGAGGAGGGGCTAACACGGGGGTAGTGCATGCTGGGAAGTCCAGGGGCCATGAGACCAGGGTGAGGGAGATGTCCGTCTAAAGCGGGGTGATGCATGGGGTGCAGACGCCCCTGCTCATAGTCCTCTCGGAGCAAGTGCAGACGTTCCCTCTCTTCTAGGTGTGCCCGCTCTTGTTCCCGCCGCTGTTCCAAGGTCAGTCCGTGAGGGTGGTCTCGGTTAAAGTCATGAGGCTCGCGGTCCCGGTACGAGCGCTCTGCGTCATACAGCCGCGGTGCTGCTAACCGGTGCAGAGGGTCATTCCGTAGTAGCAGATCCCGAGCTAATGGATCCCTCCGGTGGATGTCGAGTCCCCGGTAGGGGTCCCTCATGGGATCCCAATGAAAGGCGGGATAGGGGAACCTCTCCGCCCCTGGGATGGGACTGATACCCATAAAGGGGGCCACCATACGAGTCCTCTCCAGACTACTGATACTGTTTATGGGATGCATGCTGGCCATGCCCATGGGTACTGGCATTGATGATGGAGGGTGAAGAGCAGCGGGAGGAGGAGGTGCTTGTGGTGTGGATCTTTGCTCTGGGGATCTTTCCGTGGGGCCGTCCTGCTCCTCTTTCCTTTCTTCTTTCACCTTCACCTCACTGTTTTTCTTCTCATACGTGATCTCAGCTTTCTTCTCCAGAACATCTCGAGTCAACCCGCCGTTCACCCGATCTACGCCGCCTGGCCGCATATAGGGTGATGCTGTGACCCGATTGGCCGGCTTGTCTTCAGATACTCGGCCATCGTGGATGACGGAAGTGTCCTTGTCATTGTGGTGATTCTCCTTGCCCTTGTGCTCATCTGTGTTGGAGTCTTTCCAGTCCGAGTGCTCTCGTTCTCTCTCGCGATCTTTGGGCTTGTCCTTGTCCCGAGGCTCGCTAGAAGAGATGTGGTTCCGGGAGGGCTCAGACGACCGAGTGTGACCCAACAGAGTGAGGGGGTTAACAGGAATCGGGGATTGGTGATTCTGGTGCCTCTTCTCGGCAGGTTCTCTAGAGGTGAAATAGACCATTATTAACTGGATAATCAACAGTCAGCTGTTCATGAATGTAAAATAAACCTCTCTTCAGGGTGATACTGATCACCCTCTCTGTTTATTCTGAAATAATGACCAGCTGATTGTAAtgcatacttaaaaaaaaactcttcctAGCCTTGACCATTAATATCATGTGATTGTGTTAATATAATTTACACAGCTCTGCACACCGTTCTTTATCGTCCTTGTTGACGGATGAATCTCTCTTGTCCAGGTCAcgttctctttctctttctctttctctgtcccTTTCTCGTTCTCTCTCATGTGAGCTGACTGATGCGCTGCGTTCCGAGTCTCCGGGTTTGAGCCAGGGAGGTGGGGTGGGGAAGGACGGTGGAGTGCGGTGGAGTCTGTTCCATGGCTCATGGGGTCCGCTGAAGTGCTGTTGTGCGCTGGGTGCATCTTTGTGGCCAAATACAGAGTTGGGTGCTGGGAGATGGAAAAACAACATGGGGAAATTTGATTTATCTCGATCTTCTCTATTTCATGCAGAGTCATCTTTGATGTCAGATAATTAGTTACAGTTGTAATGACCTTTTAACCTACAATCAGTTGTGTTAATGAGATATATCCGAATGCTAAAAGGCTGATTGAAGGTGAAATTTCTacatttctgtttattctaaacaACAGTTTGACTAATTGACACTCACTGAGTGCTGGGTTTCCCAGCCCACCAAAAGCTGCAGTGCTTAATGAGGCCAGACCTCCAAATGAAGCTGGTCTGCTGAAGGGCTCTGCCaatcaaaacaggaacaaagaATCAGTCGATGAATCACCAATAAATTACAGCTTGTTTCATTATAGaatgttgacttttttttcaatGAACCAGCTTTTAACTAACTGAATCCTAAGTTCaaaaatgaagagacatatcAACAAGTTTTAGCACTATCCACCTTTCAAAGAAGTGTTCAGTCACCCATaggccaggggtgtccaatcctgtagagtttagctccagtcctaattaaacacacctgaaccagctaatcaaggtcttcagtaTTACTATAAACTTCCAGGCAAGTGTTGAGGCATGTTgtagctaaactctgcaggatttTGGCCCTTCAGGAGCAGGACTGGACACCCCTGCTTTAGATTATACACATTTCAGTCATTAATTGACTGCACAGTGACACCTAGTGGAGGAAAGTGAATGTGCATGTGTCTTGTTAGCTTACCTAAGTGGGGTGCTGGGGTAAGAAAGTTGCTAGGATGATGTGGATGGTGTCCGAAAGGTGCAGCTGAGGGATGCGTGGACCCTGAAACAAAGATTTGTTCCAATCTTAAAGCAAGCCTAATGGTCTATCTACATCCTAACAGGCAAAAACTTTGTGCATCCTGACAGGAGTGAAAATACAGTACACAACACAATGCAAGCaacataataacattaaaatgttccCATCAACAAAGCTGCTCTCTTATAgcataattgcattaaatataacGAAAGCATTCTCGTTTTGTCACTTCACTCACTTATAGTATAGGTGGATACTGCATGTAATGAGTACTAAAAAAATGCAATGGCAAAGTAATAAACACTAATATCAATGGTGACTCATTGAAAGATATGGGAGGCACTGCACTTAATCTGAGTAGTGATAGTGATCTCTCTCAACTCCGCTAAGATTTGGATAATCCACTCACCTGCTGCTGAGAAAAGCGATGCAGGTCGTGCCAAGTCATGAGGGTGGTGGATGGCTCCAAAAAGGGTGGGGCCTGGGGGTCGACTTAGGAACTCCGGTTTGAGGCCAAAGTCCAGCTTGTGTGGGTCAACCTGCATCTGCTGCTGGAGAAGGCCAGATACAAGAGAGAACAAATGTGATACCCCTCTCCAAGTGCCTCAAAAATGAAGACTGTACTGTGTTATGTAGTTGTAGTTATGTAGAAAAGAGTCACAAAGAATATTTCTTTCCATATGTAGAGCTGATCTTGATTGGAGGGTGTATGCAAATCTCACCTTTACTTTCTGTTGGTGGTGGTAAATTTGCCAGGCTATATGGACATGCATAGCACACCACTTTCCTGGTTTCTTTGGAGACAGAAAGACAAGGTAAGGTTTTCATGTTTATACATGACTAAAATCATGTTAGTTTAATTTTAATCACTTTTATAACAGAATATTGGGTACATCTGACAAGATTATCTACAATTTTATGTAATACTGTTGAGcatttttaaagtgaaattTCAGTTTCAAGCTTCTTTTCTTCGTTCCCATATTTTAAGCATGGCTGCAAATTAATTAAGCAAAATGTCATTACAAAGTGTTTTCAGATAAGGGAGTCATATAGTGTCTCCTATAGACTCTGAGATGAGACCGCTGAGTCCCACCGCACAGCTAATTAAAGAGACTGTGGAGCTGAAGGCAGGTGCTCAGTGTAAGGTGGGATTAAACTGTAATGAGCTTTTACTCTATTTCCTGCATACTCCTGTGGGGAAACAAACTGAATAACTGATAAAGCAGTCTTACCCTGAGAACTGGCCGGAACGGATCTGTCAGCTAGAGAGGAGAGGGAAAAagagtgtgagtgagagagattAGGGACACAAAGCTGTCAGTCAGGACTTTTAATTAGCATCCGAGCATCACTTCATCACTGaccaaattaaaatgttaaaatttccCTTTCTAATGAAGCATTTCGTGAAATAATTAGGCCAGAATTCAGAGTATTCCCCTTCCTATCACTGCCTGCATACCAATGTTGACAACAGTATAACGTGACTGACAAATACGATGGTTAATTTGCCAGCACTAGTTTAAAAACCACAGTCACTACAATTTGTTCATTGCAAACTGTGTCTTTGGGGTGCATACCCGAGGGTCTTTCTGAAGAAGTGTGTGTGGGACAGCTCCAGGCCTGGCTGCCACGTCTAGAGGATTTGAGGTCTGTAGTGTACAAAGACAAAAAGTAAGCATTCTCAACGTATCACAAGATACCTAAATCATCCAGTATCATCTATCACCAGACTGTTCATGTTAAAAAGAACATTTGAAAGTGATTCTCTATTTATACTGTACCTATACATAACATTAAAGAAGAAACAGACTGTCTGAGATCTGTTTATGTTTAGCCAGATCCATTCCATGTGTGCAGGAGTACACTCAGAACAGCACAGGAGGTTAGTTTTGGGTGTAGTTTTGACATTCCGACATTTAGCGTTTGATATTGTGATACCTTGGGCTGGAATGCTCCCTGCAGAGATCCGAAGGGCCCCGTCGGCGGGATGACGGGCGGAATGCCAGACACCGCTGGGGGGTAAGAGTGGAACAGCTGAGAAAAGAAAAAGGATATAAGACAGTTTCTCCGGGAGGTTCTTGTTTGATCGTGTCAGCTGTTTACAGTTATACAGTGAGACCAGAGCCTGTAGGTCCCTGTACAAACTAACAACTACACAAGATCAGCTGCTGACATTTAAATTGCCTTCTTCATTACATTCTGCATAATATAAAGTGTCACAATATGAAAATACACACCATGTTAAAATAATTCACAACAATGTTCTGCTAGGTTTTTCTCTCTATACATGAATAAATGACTACAAAGCACCTATTCTGCTCCATATAATGAGACAACCTTCATCTGACCCTCAGCTGTTGTGACATTCAACAAAGATTAACAGCAAGATGAATTTACAATACGGGTCACTCTCTAAACCTGCTCTGATAGCAATGACTATTATTATCACAACGCACTGCATAATGCATGTAATTACTGCAGTGTGCATGTTCTTGGGTGGGTGtcacaaatgaa
This genomic stretch from Megalobrama amblycephala isolate DHTTF-2021 linkage group LG2, ASM1881202v1, whole genome shotgun sequence harbors:
- the auts2a gene encoding autism susceptibility gene 2 protein isoform X3 produces the protein MDGPRCSGIRKKRKSRSVRNRERMSNGIRNNHVRGSVLRFSSDSEREDSTNPSSSSRPRPPRRKRKESTSAEEDIIDGFSISGFMTLEALEDMTLKPHERRQNQAGPLRKKKPGRVPNGLSLDLHKNRLNHNNHQHHHSDQENNPRLAHTHSKKKKHLQKKHRPLKPGQNNCKDSDSESVSGESKPSIRSSSRDRLTDCDSESDQEDKGSDASSEKLFSTAAVKVPDFSVDTLSTNASQELRGLGIPKVSGLERSQEKSQETSRELSSATPSLVPTSHSKPPLPTPLHLQPPPSNRGLPLPPSPVQTQHPCQERPLRPLSPTSALPPTQGHEPSQAPPPQPQDPSEPPSHPRPPRTPSIYHHPPSPALPAQQNPTQTVQHRPPSRCHPRPISAYSGSLTLNGLSSSRSSTPGKPPGPSPVPHLHHHQPAPTGAAATFPLPLPANPTASHTFPPSLPPSTLPHHTNMFASPAALPPPPPLTSNTLPVPGHPAGSAYSEQDILRQELNTRFLASQSADRGASLGPPPYLRTEFHQHQHQHQHQHQHTHQHTHQHTFTPFPHAIMPTPAPPMVRTPARNFEKYPTKVDPFYRHSLFHSYPPAVSGIPPVIPPTGPFGSLQGAFQPKTSNPLDVAARPGAVPHTLLQKDPRLTDPFRPVLRKPGKWCAMHVHIAWQIYHHQQKVKQQMQVDPHKLDFGLKPEFLSRPPGPTLFGAIHHPHDLARPASLFSAAGSTHPSAAPFGHHPHHPSNFLTPAPHLEPFSRPASFGGLASLSTAAFGGLGNPALTPNSVFGHKDAPSAQQHFSGPHEPWNRLHRTPPSFPTPPPWLKPGDSERSASVSSHERERERDRERERERERDLDKRDSSVNKDDKEREPAEKRHQNHQSPIPVNPLTLLGHTRSSEPSRNHISSSEPRDKDKPKDREREREHSDWKDSNTDEHKGKENHHNDKDTSVIHDGRVSEDKPANRVTASPYMRPGGVDRVNGGLTRDVLEKKAEITYEKKNSEVKVKEERKEEQDGPTERSPEQRSTPQAPPPPAALHPPSSMPVPMGMASMHPINSISSLERTRMVAPFMGISPIPGAERFPYPAFHWDPMRDPYRGLDIHRRDPLARDLLLRNDPLHRLAAPRLYDAERSYRDREPHDFNRDHPHGLTLEQRREQERAHLEERERLHLLREDYEQGRLHPMHHPALDGHLPHPGLMAPGLPSMHYPRVSPSSAVAAAAQNGILNKTPPTASLSAPPPLIPTLGARSTSPRRTTPLGTDIRDRPPSHTHKDIEAR
- the auts2a gene encoding autism susceptibility gene 2 protein isoform X1, yielding MDGPRCSGIRKKRKSRSVRNRERMSNGIRNNHVRGSVLRFSSDSEREDSTNPSSSSRPRPPRRKRKESTSAEEDIIDGFSISGFMTLEALEKDMTLKPHERRQNQAGPLRKKKPGRVPNGLSLDLHKNRLNHNNHQHHHSDQENNPRLAHTHSKKKKHLQKKHRPLKPGQNNCKDSDSESVSGESKPSIRSSSRDRLTDCDSESDQEDKGSDASSEKLFSTAAVKVPDFSVDTLSTNASQELRGLGIPKVSGLERSQEKSQETSRELSSATPSLVPTSHSKPPLPTPLHLQPPPSNRGLPLPPSPVQTQHPCQERPLRPLSPTSALPPTQGHEPSQAPPPQPQDPSEPPSHPRPPRTPSIYHHPPSPALPAQQNPTQTVQHRPPSRCHPRPISAYSGSLTLNGLSSSRSSTPGKPPGPSPVPHLHHHQPAPTGAAATFPLPLPANPTASHTFPPSLPPSTLPHHTNMFASPAALPPPPPLTSNTLPVPGHPAGSAYSEQDILRQELNTRFLASQSADRGASLGPPPYLRTEFHQHQHQHQHQHQHTHQHTHQHTFTPFPHAIMPTPAPPMVRTPARNFEKYPTKVDPFYRHSLFHSYPPAVSGIPPVIPPTGPFGSLQGAFQPKTSNPLDVAARPGAVPHTLLQKDPRLTDPFRPVLRKPGKWCAMHVHIAWQIYHHQQKVKQQMQVDPHKLDFGLKPEFLSRPPGPTLFGAIHHPHDLARPASLFSAAGSTHPSAAPFGHHPHHPSNFLTPAPHLEPFSRPASFGGLASLSTAAFGGLGNPALTPNSVFGHKDAPSAQQHFSGPHEPWNRLHRTPPSFPTPPPWLKPGDSERSASVSSHERERERDRERERERERDLDKRDSSVNKDDKEREPAEKRHQNHQSPIPVNPLTLLGHTRSSEPSRNHISSSEPRDKDKPKDREREREHSDWKDSNTDEHKGKENHHNDKDTSVIHDGRVSEDKPANRVTASPYMRPGGVDRVNGGLTRDVLEKKAEITYEKKNSEVKVKEERKEEQDGPTERSPEQRSTPQAPPPPAALHPPSSMPVPMGMASMHPINSISSLERTRMVAPFMGISPIPGAERFPYPAFHWDPMRDPYRGLDIHRRDPLARDLLLRNDPLHRLAAPRLYDAERSYRDREPHDFNRDHPHGLTLEQRREQERAHLEERERLHLLREDYEQGRLHPMHHPALDGHLPHPGLMAPGLPSMHYPRVSPSSAVAAAAQNGILNKTPPTASLSAPPPLIPTLGARSTSPRRTTPLGTDIRDRPPSHTHKDIEAR
- the auts2a gene encoding autism susceptibility gene 2 protein homolog isoform X5; this encodes MDGPRCSGIRKKRKSRSVRNRERMSNGIRNNHVRGSVLRFSSDSEREDSTNPSSSSRPRPPRRKRKESTSAEEDIIDGFSISGFMTLEALEKDMTLKPHERRQNQAGPLRKKKPGRVPNGLSLDLHKNRLNHNNHQHHHSDQENNPRLAHTHSKKKKHLQKKHRPLKPGQNNCKDSDSESVSGESKPSIRSSSRDRLTDCDSESDQEDKGSDASSEKLFSTAAVKVPDFSVDTLSTNASQELRGLGIPKVSGLERSQEKSQETSRELSSATPSLVPTSHSKPPLPTPLHLQPPPSNRGLPLPPSPVQTQHPCQERPLRPLSPTSALPPTQGHEPSQAPPPQPQDPSEPPSHPRPPRTPSIYHHPPSPALPAQQNPTQTVQHRPPSRCHPRPISAYSGSLTLNGLSSRSSTPGKPPGPSPVPHLHHHQPAPTGAAATFPLPLPANPTASHTFPPSLPPSTLPHHTNMFASPAALPPPPPLTSNTLPVPGHPAGSAYSEQDILRQELNTRFLASQSADRGASLGPPPYLRTEFHQHQHQHQHQHQHTHQHTHQHTFTPFPHAIMPTPAPPMVRTPARNFEKYPTKVDPFYRHSLFHSYPPAVSGIPPVIPPTGPFGSLQGAFQPKTSNPLDVAARPGAVPHTLLQKDPRLTDPFRPVLRKPGKWCAMHVHIAWQIYHHQQKVKQMQVDPHKLDFGLKPEFLSRPPGPTLFGAIHHPHDLARPASLFSAAGSTHPSAAPFGHHPHHPSNFLTPAPHLEPFSRPASFGGLASLSTAAFGGLGNPALTPNSVFGHKDAPSAQQHFSGPHEPWNRLHRTPPSFPTPPPWLKPGDSERSASVSSHERERERDRERERERERDLDKRDSSVNKDDKEREPAEKRHQNHQSPIPVNPLTLLGHTRSSEPSRNHISSSEPRDKDKPKDREREREHSDWKDSNTDEHKGKENHHNDKDTSVIHDGRVSEDKPANRVTASPYMRPGGVDRVNGGLTRDVLEKKAEITYEKKNSEVKVKEERKEEQDGPTERSPEQRSTPQAPPPPAALHPPSSMPVPMGMASMHPINSISSLERTRMVAPFMGISPIPGAERFPYPAFHWDPMRDPYRGLDIHRRDPLARDLLLRNDPLHRLAAPRLYDAERSYRDREPHDFNRDHPHGLTLEQRREQERAHLEERERLHLLREDYEQGRLHPMHHPALDGHLPHPGLMAPGLPSMHYPRVSPSSAVAAAAQNGILNKTPPTASLSAPPPLIPTLGARSTSPRRTTPLGTDIRDRPPSHTHKDIEAR
- the auts2a gene encoding autism susceptibility gene 2 protein homolog isoform X2 → MDGPRCSGIRKKRKSRSVRNRERMSNGIRNNHVRGSVLRFSSDSEREDSTNPSSSSRPRPPRRKRKESTSAEEDIIDGFSISGFMTLEALEKDMTLKPHERRQNQAGPLRKKKPGRVPNGLSLDLHKNRLNHNNHQHHHSDQENNPRLAHTHSKKKKHLQKKHRPLKPGQNNCKDSDSESVSGESKPSIRSSSRDRLTDCDSESDQEDKGSDASSEKLFSTAAVKVPDFSVDTLSTNASQELRGLGIPKVSGLERSQEKSQETSRELSSATPSLVPTSHSKPPLPTPLHLQPPPSNRGLPLPPSPVQTQHPCQERPLRPLSPTSALPPTQGHEPSQAPPPQPQDPSEPPSHPRPPRTPSIYHHPPSPALPAQQNPTQTVQHRPPSRCHPRPISAYSGSLTLNGLSSRSSTPGKPPGPSPVPHLHHHQPAPTGAAATFPLPLPANPTASHTFPPSLPPSTLPHHTNMFASPAALPPPPPLTSNTLPVPGHPAGSAYSEQDILRQELNTRFLASQSADRGASLGPPPYLRTEFHQHQHQHQHQHQHTHQHTHQHTFTPFPHAIMPTPAPPMVRTPARNFEKYPTKVDPFYRHSLFHSYPPAVSGIPPVIPPTGPFGSLQGAFQPKTSNPLDVAARPGAVPHTLLQKDPRLTDPFRPVLRKPGKWCAMHVHIAWQIYHHQQKVKQQMQVDPHKLDFGLKPEFLSRPPGPTLFGAIHHPHDLARPASLFSAAGSTHPSAAPFGHHPHHPSNFLTPAPHLEPFSRPASFGGLASLSTAAFGGLGNPALTPNSVFGHKDAPSAQQHFSGPHEPWNRLHRTPPSFPTPPPWLKPGDSERSASVSSHERERERDRERERERERDLDKRDSSVNKDDKEREPAEKRHQNHQSPIPVNPLTLLGHTRSSEPSRNHISSSEPRDKDKPKDREREREHSDWKDSNTDEHKGKENHHNDKDTSVIHDGRVSEDKPANRVTASPYMRPGGVDRVNGGLTRDVLEKKAEITYEKKNSEVKVKEERKEEQDGPTERSPEQRSTPQAPPPPAALHPPSSMPVPMGMASMHPINSISSLERTRMVAPFMGISPIPGAERFPYPAFHWDPMRDPYRGLDIHRRDPLARDLLLRNDPLHRLAAPRLYDAERSYRDREPHDFNRDHPHGLTLEQRREQERAHLEERERLHLLREDYEQGRLHPMHHPALDGHLPHPGLMAPGLPSMHYPRVSPSSAVAAAAQNGILNKTPPTASLSAPPPLIPTLGARSTSPRRTTPLGTDIRDRPPSHTHKDIEAR